The Vitis riparia cultivar Riparia Gloire de Montpellier isolate 1030 chromosome 10, EGFV_Vit.rip_1.0, whole genome shotgun sequence genome includes a region encoding these proteins:
- the LOC117923671 gene encoding protein FRIGIDA-ESSENTIAL 1 isoform X2 has product MPSPPSDGGTHPPPPWTDHSNGAVLRGGGRGGGDGRGLPDSAIGAAGDRRDVTGDKESKGHVKHLPSGSSTLGKFEAGLQSDTLAVEDGSSSFKISGLSKEQTKSCVNDDHSKYPKLGYHFFPYEENRNTKSAVDGKYTEAMPEKKSEIMDARNTKPFSVPGKGAAVVIPMRDVFGEEANIVQCSNKEIKQIDFQSPEEMNQRASRFSRLAASLLRRRSLSPTDSKDENKRPAIICQYFSQGWCVNGPNCRFMHNIDSMDNTNQQIGGDVAIATRRYESQADKGLSEIPERTTLFRFPGRVRQWENEESLTWHQYNGKHRFSSLQRDDLSYGFPADSQRFPMYKDGPRNYVSPNTEGSYPILGNHLFPEYGSFSVGSSTLAISSKTYQTSRTLSSQATSLEGLAGKQNEFTLNDYASPVLSHRPNPRVDTTLQTTNLLPSHQSSAWGGYSFSQNAGPCVQKCVDSDTKTKFSSDDWEPSIPFRPSYFAAFTDMSSARSVHDTVGDTCEEHPLGDRPYKVSCPTQGASILGSSHQRVYHDPVLPGTLGPEYNADIESIHIHDKFDQSTLDKGVYGHQRDFFTNETEPAGSSVAELQDSQLKEGKPDGHTRVEDVSDQNPRNYSDGASHEEELKMEWGKQSNAKCDDHKIDEDVQKESKALRHFRFVLIDFIKDLVRPTWHRGQLSKDAHNSIVKRSVDKVLSTLEPHQIPSTEEAIHHYLSVSQPKIAKLIQIPVLMDDICMLFSSSCSHPSTKGDIWGLHLLPSSWLCLSS; this is encoded by the exons ATGCCTTCGCCCCCCAGTGACGGTGGAACCCACCCTCCTCCTCCGTGGACCGATCACTCCAACGGCGCCGTTCTCCGTGGCGGGGGCCGAGGTGGAGGAGATGGTCGTGGTTTGCCCGATTCTGCAATCGGAGCTGCTGGGGATCGTCGAG ATGTTACCGGAGATAAGGAGTCCAAGGGCCATGTCAAGCACTTACCGTCAGGTTCTTCTACTCTAGGAAAATTCGAAGCAGGTCTACAATCAGATACCCTTGCTGTGGAAGATGGTAGTAGCAGTTTCAAAATTTCTGGCCTTTCAAAGGAGCAGACAAAATCATGTGTCAATGATGATCATTCTAAGTATCCAAAATTAGGCTACCATTTCTTTCCCTATGAGGAGAACAGAAATACAAAATCAGCTGTTGATGGGAAATATACAGAGGCTATGCCAGAAAAGAAAAGCGAAATTATGGATGCTAGGAACACCAAACCATTTAGTGTCCCTGGGAAAGGGGCTGCTGTTGTGATCCCGATGAGAGATGTCTTTGGTGAGGAGGCTAATATTGTTCAATGTTCTAATAAAGAAATCAAGCAGATAGACTTCCAGTCACcggaggaaatgaaccaaagaGCATCGAG ATTTTCCAGGCTGGCTGCTAGTCTGTTAAGGCGTAGAAGTCTGTCCCCTACTGATTCAaaggatgaaaacaaaaggcCAGCAATTATTTGTCAATATTTTTCCCAAGGTTGGTGCGTCAATGGGCCAAATTGCAGGTTTATGCACAACATAGATAGCATGGACAATACTAACCAACAGATTGGGGGAGATGTAGCCATTGCTACTAGGAGATATGAATCCCAAGCAGATAAAG GTTTGAGTGAAATTCCTGAAAGAACTACATTGTTTCGTTTTCCTGGGAGGGTCCGCCAATGGGAGAATGAAGAAAGCCTAACGTGGCATCAGTACAATGGCAAGCACAGATTCTCATCTCTTCAAAGAGATGACCTATCTTATGGTTTTCCTGCTGACTCCCAAAGATTCCCCATGTACAAAGATGGACCTAGAAACTACGTTTCACCAAACACTGAAGGCAGTTATCCTATACTTGGGAATCACTTGTTTCCTGAGTATGGATCTTTCTCAGTTGGCTCAAGCACCTTGGCTATATCATCAAAAACTTATCAAACCAGCAGGACTTTATCTTCCCAAGCAACAAGTCTAGAAGGATTGGCTGGAAAGCAAAATGAGTTCACACTCAATGATTATGCTTCACCAGTTCTAAGCCATCGGCCAAATCCAAGGGTGGACACCACTCTTCAAACAACAAACTTGTTACCTTCTCATCAGAGCTCAGCCTGGGGAGGATATTCCTTCTCGCAGAATGCTGGTCCTTGTGTCCAGAAGTGTGTTGACAGTGATACTAAAACAAAGTTTTCTTCAGATGATTGGGAGCCATCTATACCTTTTCGTCCATCATATTTTGCTGCTTTTACAGATATGTCATCTGCAAGAAGCGTGCATGACACTGTTGGGGATACCTGTGAGGAACACCCCTTAGGAGATAGACCATATAAAGTGTCTTGCCCTACACAAGGGGCATCCATCCTTGGTTCATCACATCAGCGGGTATATCATGATCCTGTTTTACCTGGGACTCTTGGCCCAGAGTATAATGCTGATATAGAATCTATTCATATTCATGATAAATTCGATCAGAGTACCTTGGACAAGGGTGTCTATGGACATCAGAGAGACTTCTTTACGAATGAAACAGAGCCTGCAGGAAGTTCTGTTGCTGAACTTCAAGATTCTCAGCTTAAAGAAGGGAAGCCTGATGGCCATACACGGGTTGAAGATGTTTCAGATCAAAATCCTAGAAATTATAGTGATGGAGCAAGCCACGAGGAGGAATTAAAAATGGAATGGGGCAAGCAAAGTAATGCAAAATGTGATGATCATAAAATAGATGAGGATGTGCAAAAAGAATCAAAAGCCCTAAGACATTTTCGTTTTGTGCTCatagattttataaaagatttggTGAGACCTACTTGGCACAGGGGACAGTTGAGCAAGGATGCACACAACTCAATAGTAAAAAGATCAGTAGATAAAGTACTTAGCACATTAGAACCCCACCAAATTCCCTCAACCGAAGAAGCCATTCATCACTATCTTTCTGTGTCCCAACCAAAGATTGCCAAACTCATCCAG ATACCTGTGCTTATGGATGATATATGCATGTTATTTTCTTCATCATGCTCACATCCTAGCACAAAAGGAGACATTTGGGG GTTACATTTGTTGCCTTCTTCCTGGCTTTGCTTGAGTAGCTGA
- the LOC117923673 gene encoding auxin-repressed 12.5 kDa protein-like encodes MVLLEKLWDDVVAGPQPDRGLGKLRKLTTKPLSVKTDEGESSKYQRSMSMPASPGTPATPMTPTTPTSARKDNVWRSVFHPGSNLATKGMGSDYFDKPTKKDNPTVYDWLYSGETRTKHHH; translated from the exons ATGGTTTTGCTTGAGAAGCTTTGGGATGATGTTGTGGCTGGGCCTCAGCCTGATCGTGGTCTGGGCAAGCTCAGGAAGCTCACCACCAAGCCCTTGAGCGTTAAAACTG ATGAAGGAGAAAGCAGCAAGTACCAGAGGTCCATGTCGATGCCGGCGAGCCCTGGAACTCCGGCGACGCCTATGACTCCCACCACTCCCACGTCGGCTCGTAAGGACAACGTTTGGAGGAGCGTGTTCCACCCAGGTAGCAACCTCGCCACCAAGGGGATGGGTTCTGATTACTTCGACAAGCCAACTAAGAAGGACAACCCAACTGTTTACGACTG GCTTTACAGTGGGGAGACAAGGACCAAGCACCACCACTGA
- the LOC117923671 gene encoding protein FRIGIDA-ESSENTIAL 1 isoform X1, which yields MPSPPSDGGTHPPPPWTDHSNGAVLRGGGRGGGDGRGLPDSAIGAAGDRRDVTGDKESKGHVKHLPSGSSTLGKFEAGLQSDTLAVEDGSSSFKISGLSKEQTKSCVNDDHSKYPKLGYHFFPYEENRNTKSAVDGKYTEAMPEKKSEIMDARNTKPFSVPGKGAAVVIPMRDVFGEEANIVQCSNKEIKQIDFQSPEEMNQRASRLAASLLRRRSLSPTDSKDENKRPAIICQYFSQGWCVNGPNCRFMHNIDSMDNTNQQIGGDVAIATRRYESQADKGLSEIPERTTLFRFPGRVRQWENEESLTWHQYNGKHRFSSLQRDDLSYGFPADSQRFPMYKDGPRNYVSPNTEGSYPILGNHLFPEYGSFSVGSSTLAISSKTYQTSRTLSSQATSLEGLAGKQNEFTLNDYASPVLSHRPNPRVDTTLQTTNLLPSHQSSAWGGYSFSQNAGPCVQKCVDSDTKTKFSSDDWEPSIPFRPSYFAAFTDMSSARSVHDTVGDTCEEHPLGDRPYKVSCPTQGASILGSSHQRVYHDPVLPGTLGPEYNADIESIHIHDKFDQSTLDKGVYGHQRDFFTNETEPAGSSVAELQDSQLKEGKPDGHTRVEDVSDQNPRNYSDGASHEEELKMEWGKQSNAKCDDHKIDEDVQKESKALRHFRFVLIDFIKDLVRPTWHRGQLSKDAHNSIVKRSVDKVLSTLEPHQIPSTEEAIHHYLSVSQPKIAKLIQIPVLMDDICMLFSSSCSHPSTKGDIWGSLQWSALYLLGFSLQDLDFQGKLLLHLICCYCFVSPLTCLWSWCV from the exons ATGCCTTCGCCCCCCAGTGACGGTGGAACCCACCCTCCTCCTCCGTGGACCGATCACTCCAACGGCGCCGTTCTCCGTGGCGGGGGCCGAGGTGGAGGAGATGGTCGTGGTTTGCCCGATTCTGCAATCGGAGCTGCTGGGGATCGTCGAG ATGTTACCGGAGATAAGGAGTCCAAGGGCCATGTCAAGCACTTACCGTCAGGTTCTTCTACTCTAGGAAAATTCGAAGCAGGTCTACAATCAGATACCCTTGCTGTGGAAGATGGTAGTAGCAGTTTCAAAATTTCTGGCCTTTCAAAGGAGCAGACAAAATCATGTGTCAATGATGATCATTCTAAGTATCCAAAATTAGGCTACCATTTCTTTCCCTATGAGGAGAACAGAAATACAAAATCAGCTGTTGATGGGAAATATACAGAGGCTATGCCAGAAAAGAAAAGCGAAATTATGGATGCTAGGAACACCAAACCATTTAGTGTCCCTGGGAAAGGGGCTGCTGTTGTGATCCCGATGAGAGATGTCTTTGGTGAGGAGGCTAATATTGTTCAATGTTCTAATAAAGAAATCAAGCAGATAGACTTCCAGTCACcggaggaaatgaaccaaagaGCATCGAG GCTGGCTGCTAGTCTGTTAAGGCGTAGAAGTCTGTCCCCTACTGATTCAaaggatgaaaacaaaaggcCAGCAATTATTTGTCAATATTTTTCCCAAGGTTGGTGCGTCAATGGGCCAAATTGCAGGTTTATGCACAACATAGATAGCATGGACAATACTAACCAACAGATTGGGGGAGATGTAGCCATTGCTACTAGGAGATATGAATCCCAAGCAGATAAAG GTTTGAGTGAAATTCCTGAAAGAACTACATTGTTTCGTTTTCCTGGGAGGGTCCGCCAATGGGAGAATGAAGAAAGCCTAACGTGGCATCAGTACAATGGCAAGCACAGATTCTCATCTCTTCAAAGAGATGACCTATCTTATGGTTTTCCTGCTGACTCCCAAAGATTCCCCATGTACAAAGATGGACCTAGAAACTACGTTTCACCAAACACTGAAGGCAGTTATCCTATACTTGGGAATCACTTGTTTCCTGAGTATGGATCTTTCTCAGTTGGCTCAAGCACCTTGGCTATATCATCAAAAACTTATCAAACCAGCAGGACTTTATCTTCCCAAGCAACAAGTCTAGAAGGATTGGCTGGAAAGCAAAATGAGTTCACACTCAATGATTATGCTTCACCAGTTCTAAGCCATCGGCCAAATCCAAGGGTGGACACCACTCTTCAAACAACAAACTTGTTACCTTCTCATCAGAGCTCAGCCTGGGGAGGATATTCCTTCTCGCAGAATGCTGGTCCTTGTGTCCAGAAGTGTGTTGACAGTGATACTAAAACAAAGTTTTCTTCAGATGATTGGGAGCCATCTATACCTTTTCGTCCATCATATTTTGCTGCTTTTACAGATATGTCATCTGCAAGAAGCGTGCATGACACTGTTGGGGATACCTGTGAGGAACACCCCTTAGGAGATAGACCATATAAAGTGTCTTGCCCTACACAAGGGGCATCCATCCTTGGTTCATCACATCAGCGGGTATATCATGATCCTGTTTTACCTGGGACTCTTGGCCCAGAGTATAATGCTGATATAGAATCTATTCATATTCATGATAAATTCGATCAGAGTACCTTGGACAAGGGTGTCTATGGACATCAGAGAGACTTCTTTACGAATGAAACAGAGCCTGCAGGAAGTTCTGTTGCTGAACTTCAAGATTCTCAGCTTAAAGAAGGGAAGCCTGATGGCCATACACGGGTTGAAGATGTTTCAGATCAAAATCCTAGAAATTATAGTGATGGAGCAAGCCACGAGGAGGAATTAAAAATGGAATGGGGCAAGCAAAGTAATGCAAAATGTGATGATCATAAAATAGATGAGGATGTGCAAAAAGAATCAAAAGCCCTAAGACATTTTCGTTTTGTGCTCatagattttataaaagatttggTGAGACCTACTTGGCACAGGGGACAGTTGAGCAAGGATGCACACAACTCAATAGTAAAAAGATCAGTAGATAAAGTACTTAGCACATTAGAACCCCACCAAATTCCCTCAACCGAAGAAGCCATTCATCACTATCTTTCTGTGTCCCAACCAAAGATTGCCAAACTCATCCAG ATACCTGTGCTTATGGATGATATATGCATGTTATTTTCTTCATCATGCTCACATCCTAGCACAAAAGGAGACATTTGGGG GAGCTTGCAGTGGTCTGCTCTTTATTTGCTTGGTTTCTCACTTCAAGATTTGGATTTCCAGGGGAAGCTTTTATTGCACTTGATCTGTTGCTACTGCTTCGTCTCCCCGTTGACCTGTCTTTGGAGCTGGTGTGTTTGA
- the LOC117923671 gene encoding protein FRIGIDA-ESSENTIAL 1 isoform X3: MPSPPSDGGTHPPPPWTDHSNGAVLRGGGRGGGDGRGLPDSAIGAAGDRRDVTGDKESKGHVKHLPSGSSTLGKFEAGLQSDTLAVEDGSSSFKISGLSKEQTKSCVNDDHSKYPKLGYHFFPYEENRNTKSAVDGKYTEAMPEKKSEIMDARNTKPFSVPGKGAAVVIPMRDVFGEEANIVQCSNKEIKQIDFQSPEEMNQRASRFSRLAASLLRRRSLSPTDSKDENKRPAIICQYFSQGWCVNGPNCRFMHNIDSMDNTNQQIGGDVAIATRRYESQADKGLSEIPERTTLFRFPGRVRQWENEESLTWHQYNGKHRFSSLQRDDLSYGFPADSQRFPMYKDGPRNYVSPNTEGSYPILGNHLFPEYGSFSVGSSTLAISSKTYQTSRTLSSQATSLEGLAGKQNEFTLNDYASPVLSHRPNPRVDTTLQTTNLLPSHQSSAWGGYSFSQNAGPCVQKCVDSDTKTKFSSDDWEPSIPFRPSYFAAFTDMSSARSVHDTVGDTCEEHPLGDRPYKVSCPTQGASILGSSHQRVYHDPVLPGTLGPEYNADIESIHIHDKFDQSTLDKGVYGHQRDFFTNETEPAGSSVAELQDSQLKEGKPDGHTRVEDVSDQNPRNYSDGASHEEELKMEWGKQSNAKCDDHKIDEDVQKESKALRHFRFVLIDFIKDLVRPTWHRGQLSKDAHNSIVKRSVDKVLSTLEPHQIPSTEEAIHHYLSVSQPKIAKLIQIPVLMDDICMLFSSSCSHPSTKGDIWGGSFYCT, encoded by the exons ATGCCTTCGCCCCCCAGTGACGGTGGAACCCACCCTCCTCCTCCGTGGACCGATCACTCCAACGGCGCCGTTCTCCGTGGCGGGGGCCGAGGTGGAGGAGATGGTCGTGGTTTGCCCGATTCTGCAATCGGAGCTGCTGGGGATCGTCGAG ATGTTACCGGAGATAAGGAGTCCAAGGGCCATGTCAAGCACTTACCGTCAGGTTCTTCTACTCTAGGAAAATTCGAAGCAGGTCTACAATCAGATACCCTTGCTGTGGAAGATGGTAGTAGCAGTTTCAAAATTTCTGGCCTTTCAAAGGAGCAGACAAAATCATGTGTCAATGATGATCATTCTAAGTATCCAAAATTAGGCTACCATTTCTTTCCCTATGAGGAGAACAGAAATACAAAATCAGCTGTTGATGGGAAATATACAGAGGCTATGCCAGAAAAGAAAAGCGAAATTATGGATGCTAGGAACACCAAACCATTTAGTGTCCCTGGGAAAGGGGCTGCTGTTGTGATCCCGATGAGAGATGTCTTTGGTGAGGAGGCTAATATTGTTCAATGTTCTAATAAAGAAATCAAGCAGATAGACTTCCAGTCACcggaggaaatgaaccaaagaGCATCGAG ATTTTCCAGGCTGGCTGCTAGTCTGTTAAGGCGTAGAAGTCTGTCCCCTACTGATTCAaaggatgaaaacaaaaggcCAGCAATTATTTGTCAATATTTTTCCCAAGGTTGGTGCGTCAATGGGCCAAATTGCAGGTTTATGCACAACATAGATAGCATGGACAATACTAACCAACAGATTGGGGGAGATGTAGCCATTGCTACTAGGAGATATGAATCCCAAGCAGATAAAG GTTTGAGTGAAATTCCTGAAAGAACTACATTGTTTCGTTTTCCTGGGAGGGTCCGCCAATGGGAGAATGAAGAAAGCCTAACGTGGCATCAGTACAATGGCAAGCACAGATTCTCATCTCTTCAAAGAGATGACCTATCTTATGGTTTTCCTGCTGACTCCCAAAGATTCCCCATGTACAAAGATGGACCTAGAAACTACGTTTCACCAAACACTGAAGGCAGTTATCCTATACTTGGGAATCACTTGTTTCCTGAGTATGGATCTTTCTCAGTTGGCTCAAGCACCTTGGCTATATCATCAAAAACTTATCAAACCAGCAGGACTTTATCTTCCCAAGCAACAAGTCTAGAAGGATTGGCTGGAAAGCAAAATGAGTTCACACTCAATGATTATGCTTCACCAGTTCTAAGCCATCGGCCAAATCCAAGGGTGGACACCACTCTTCAAACAACAAACTTGTTACCTTCTCATCAGAGCTCAGCCTGGGGAGGATATTCCTTCTCGCAGAATGCTGGTCCTTGTGTCCAGAAGTGTGTTGACAGTGATACTAAAACAAAGTTTTCTTCAGATGATTGGGAGCCATCTATACCTTTTCGTCCATCATATTTTGCTGCTTTTACAGATATGTCATCTGCAAGAAGCGTGCATGACACTGTTGGGGATACCTGTGAGGAACACCCCTTAGGAGATAGACCATATAAAGTGTCTTGCCCTACACAAGGGGCATCCATCCTTGGTTCATCACATCAGCGGGTATATCATGATCCTGTTTTACCTGGGACTCTTGGCCCAGAGTATAATGCTGATATAGAATCTATTCATATTCATGATAAATTCGATCAGAGTACCTTGGACAAGGGTGTCTATGGACATCAGAGAGACTTCTTTACGAATGAAACAGAGCCTGCAGGAAGTTCTGTTGCTGAACTTCAAGATTCTCAGCTTAAAGAAGGGAAGCCTGATGGCCATACACGGGTTGAAGATGTTTCAGATCAAAATCCTAGAAATTATAGTGATGGAGCAAGCCACGAGGAGGAATTAAAAATGGAATGGGGCAAGCAAAGTAATGCAAAATGTGATGATCATAAAATAGATGAGGATGTGCAAAAAGAATCAAAAGCCCTAAGACATTTTCGTTTTGTGCTCatagattttataaaagatttggTGAGACCTACTTGGCACAGGGGACAGTTGAGCAAGGATGCACACAACTCAATAGTAAAAAGATCAGTAGATAAAGTACTTAGCACATTAGAACCCCACCAAATTCCCTCAACCGAAGAAGCCATTCATCACTATCTTTCTGTGTCCCAACCAAAGATTGCCAAACTCATCCAG ATACCTGTGCTTATGGATGATATATGCATGTTATTTTCTTCATCATGCTCACATCCTAGCACAAAAGGAGACATTTGGGG GGGAAGCTTTTATTGCACTTGA
- the LOC117923671 gene encoding protein FRIGIDA-ESSENTIAL 1 isoform X4 codes for MPSPPSDGGTHPPPPWTDHSNGAVLRGGGRGGGDGRGLPDSAIGAAGDRRDVTGDKESKGHVKHLPSGSSTLGKFEAGLQSDTLAVEDGSSSFKISGLSKEQTKSCVNDDHSKYPKLGYHFFPYEENRNTKSAVDGKYTEAMPEKKSEIMDARNTKPFSVPGKGAAVVIPMRDVFGEEANIVQCSNKEIKQIDFQSPEEMNQRASRFSRLAASLLRRRSLSPTDSKDENKRPAIICQYFSQGWCVNGPNCRFMHNIDSMDNTNQQIGGDVAIATRRYESQADKGLSEIPERTTLFRFPGRVRQWENEESLTWHQYNGKHRFSSLQRDDLSYGFPADSQRFPMYKDGPRNYVSPNTEGSYPILGNHLFPEYGSFSVGSSTLAISSKTYQTSRTLSSQATSLEGLAGKQNEFTLNDYASPVLSHRPNPRVDTTLQTTNLLPSHQSSAWGGYSFSQNAGPCVQKCVDSDTKTKFSSDDWEPSIPFRPSYFAAFTDMSSARSVHDTVGDTCEEHPLGDRPYKVSCPTQGASILGSSHQRVYHDPVLPGTLGPEYNADIESIHIHDKFDQSTLDKGVYGHQRDFFTNETEPAGSSVAELQDSQLKEGKPDGHTRVEDVSDQNPRNYSDGASHEEELKMEWGKQSNAKCDDHKIDEDVQKESKALRHFRFVLIDFIKDLVRPTWHRGQLSKDAHNSIVKRSVDKVLSTLEPHQIPSTEEAIHHYLSVSQPKIAKLIQGYVEKHRRMNSGISVL; via the exons ATGCCTTCGCCCCCCAGTGACGGTGGAACCCACCCTCCTCCTCCGTGGACCGATCACTCCAACGGCGCCGTTCTCCGTGGCGGGGGCCGAGGTGGAGGAGATGGTCGTGGTTTGCCCGATTCTGCAATCGGAGCTGCTGGGGATCGTCGAG ATGTTACCGGAGATAAGGAGTCCAAGGGCCATGTCAAGCACTTACCGTCAGGTTCTTCTACTCTAGGAAAATTCGAAGCAGGTCTACAATCAGATACCCTTGCTGTGGAAGATGGTAGTAGCAGTTTCAAAATTTCTGGCCTTTCAAAGGAGCAGACAAAATCATGTGTCAATGATGATCATTCTAAGTATCCAAAATTAGGCTACCATTTCTTTCCCTATGAGGAGAACAGAAATACAAAATCAGCTGTTGATGGGAAATATACAGAGGCTATGCCAGAAAAGAAAAGCGAAATTATGGATGCTAGGAACACCAAACCATTTAGTGTCCCTGGGAAAGGGGCTGCTGTTGTGATCCCGATGAGAGATGTCTTTGGTGAGGAGGCTAATATTGTTCAATGTTCTAATAAAGAAATCAAGCAGATAGACTTCCAGTCACcggaggaaatgaaccaaagaGCATCGAG ATTTTCCAGGCTGGCTGCTAGTCTGTTAAGGCGTAGAAGTCTGTCCCCTACTGATTCAaaggatgaaaacaaaaggcCAGCAATTATTTGTCAATATTTTTCCCAAGGTTGGTGCGTCAATGGGCCAAATTGCAGGTTTATGCACAACATAGATAGCATGGACAATACTAACCAACAGATTGGGGGAGATGTAGCCATTGCTACTAGGAGATATGAATCCCAAGCAGATAAAG GTTTGAGTGAAATTCCTGAAAGAACTACATTGTTTCGTTTTCCTGGGAGGGTCCGCCAATGGGAGAATGAAGAAAGCCTAACGTGGCATCAGTACAATGGCAAGCACAGATTCTCATCTCTTCAAAGAGATGACCTATCTTATGGTTTTCCTGCTGACTCCCAAAGATTCCCCATGTACAAAGATGGACCTAGAAACTACGTTTCACCAAACACTGAAGGCAGTTATCCTATACTTGGGAATCACTTGTTTCCTGAGTATGGATCTTTCTCAGTTGGCTCAAGCACCTTGGCTATATCATCAAAAACTTATCAAACCAGCAGGACTTTATCTTCCCAAGCAACAAGTCTAGAAGGATTGGCTGGAAAGCAAAATGAGTTCACACTCAATGATTATGCTTCACCAGTTCTAAGCCATCGGCCAAATCCAAGGGTGGACACCACTCTTCAAACAACAAACTTGTTACCTTCTCATCAGAGCTCAGCCTGGGGAGGATATTCCTTCTCGCAGAATGCTGGTCCTTGTGTCCAGAAGTGTGTTGACAGTGATACTAAAACAAAGTTTTCTTCAGATGATTGGGAGCCATCTATACCTTTTCGTCCATCATATTTTGCTGCTTTTACAGATATGTCATCTGCAAGAAGCGTGCATGACACTGTTGGGGATACCTGTGAGGAACACCCCTTAGGAGATAGACCATATAAAGTGTCTTGCCCTACACAAGGGGCATCCATCCTTGGTTCATCACATCAGCGGGTATATCATGATCCTGTTTTACCTGGGACTCTTGGCCCAGAGTATAATGCTGATATAGAATCTATTCATATTCATGATAAATTCGATCAGAGTACCTTGGACAAGGGTGTCTATGGACATCAGAGAGACTTCTTTACGAATGAAACAGAGCCTGCAGGAAGTTCTGTTGCTGAACTTCAAGATTCTCAGCTTAAAGAAGGGAAGCCTGATGGCCATACACGGGTTGAAGATGTTTCAGATCAAAATCCTAGAAATTATAGTGATGGAGCAAGCCACGAGGAGGAATTAAAAATGGAATGGGGCAAGCAAAGTAATGCAAAATGTGATGATCATAAAATAGATGAGGATGTGCAAAAAGAATCAAAAGCCCTAAGACATTTTCGTTTTGTGCTCatagattttataaaagatttggTGAGACCTACTTGGCACAGGGGACAGTTGAGCAAGGATGCACACAACTCAATAGTAAAAAGATCAGTAGATAAAGTACTTAGCACATTAGAACCCCACCAAATTCCCTCAACCGAAGAAGCCATTCATCACTATCTTTCTGTGTCCCAACCAAAGATTGCCAAACTCATCCAG GGGTATGTTGAGAAACATCGCAGGATGAATTCGGGCATTTCTGTTCTATAG